A single window of Pyxidicoccus xibeiensis DNA harbors:
- a CDS encoding sensor histidine kinase, which yields MVSSRTPIRGYRAGFFFVVALLSAVTAFTLWTEVRTGQQVDALVREALERASLIGRIRVDALSLESAIEAHIRATDDAERRAADAVMEEILGDIRAASEAYTRNLPPGDTAAWERFNAACQGLANQVRAAAVFSQRREAERARRHLAERIRPLAAELDALAGTLSRENADEAQSLVGRLADLRVGNTALGASATLLAILVSLAVGLQITSVLKRQDATIQGQLEELGRHNQELDAFTRRVAHDLISPLAPLKGYLTLIRRTGAVKDAGALEMLAQCESSAVRMGELIEALLRFCRAGTRGERTVGELDTAVTTVLLEVAQTAAAQGVALERQLEPGVAVDCPGQLLQVSARNLLSNAVKYTAGRPEPKVTVRVATEGSDAVLEVTDNGLGMSAATQASLFQPFFRAPEVRGLPGHGLGMATTKRVVEAHGGTLVVRSEEGKGTHVVVRFPRVVRPVAAGSTGEPMTSSAASMRKVGT from the coding sequence CTGGTGAGCTCCCGCACCCCCATCCGCGGCTACCGCGCCGGCTTCTTCTTCGTGGTGGCCCTGCTGTCCGCCGTCACGGCCTTCACGCTGTGGACGGAGGTCCGCACGGGCCAGCAGGTGGACGCGCTGGTGCGCGAGGCGCTGGAGCGCGCGAGCCTCATCGGCCGCATCCGCGTGGACGCGCTGTCGCTGGAGTCGGCCATCGAGGCGCACATCCGCGCCACGGACGACGCCGAGCGCCGGGCGGCGGACGCGGTGATGGAGGAGATTCTCGGGGACATCCGCGCCGCGTCGGAGGCGTACACGCGCAACCTGCCGCCGGGTGACACCGCGGCATGGGAGCGCTTCAACGCCGCGTGCCAGGGGCTGGCGAACCAGGTGCGCGCGGCGGCCGTCTTCTCGCAGCGGCGCGAGGCGGAGCGGGCACGGCGCCACCTGGCCGAGCGCATCCGCCCGCTGGCGGCGGAGCTGGACGCGCTGGCCGGCACGCTGTCCCGGGAGAACGCGGACGAGGCCCAGTCGCTGGTGGGCCGGCTGGCGGACCTGCGCGTGGGCAACACGGCGCTGGGCGCGAGCGCCACGCTGCTGGCCATCCTCGTGTCGCTGGCCGTGGGGCTGCAGATTACGTCCGTGCTCAAGCGGCAGGACGCCACCATCCAGGGGCAGCTGGAGGAGCTGGGCCGGCACAACCAGGAGCTGGACGCCTTCACCCGGCGCGTGGCGCACGACCTCATCTCCCCGCTGGCGCCGCTCAAGGGCTACCTGACGCTCATCCGCCGCACCGGCGCGGTGAAGGACGCGGGGGCGCTGGAGATGCTGGCGCAGTGCGAGTCCAGCGCGGTGCGCATGGGCGAGCTGATTGAAGCCCTGCTGCGCTTCTGCCGGGCGGGCACGCGCGGGGAGCGCACGGTGGGGGAGCTGGACACGGCCGTCACCACGGTGCTGCTGGAGGTGGCGCAGACGGCGGCGGCGCAGGGTGTGGCGCTGGAGCGGCAGCTGGAGCCCGGCGTGGCGGTGGACTGTCCGGGCCAGCTGCTCCAGGTGAGCGCGCGGAATCTGCTGTCCAACGCGGTGAAGTACACGGCGGGGCGGCCGGAGCCGAAGGTGACGGTGCGGGTGGCCACGGAGGGGAGCGACGCGGTGCTGGAGGTGACGGACAACGGCCTGGGCATGTCGGCGGCGACGCAGGCCTCGCTGTTCCAGCCCTTCTTCCGCGCGCCCGAGGTGCGCGGGTTGCCGGGCCACGGCCTGGGGATGGCCACCACGAAGCGCGTGGTGGAGGCGCACGGCGGCACGCTGGTGGTGCGCTCGGAAGAGGGGAAGGGGACGCACGTGGTGGTGCGCTTCCCCCGCGTGGTGCGCCCGGTGGCGGCGGGGAGCACCGGTGAGCCCATGACTTCGTCCGCCGCTTCGATGCGCAAGGTGGGGACATGA
- a CDS encoding S28 family serine protease, translating to MRNGWWFDEGRRWGGALLTAALVACGGAAGPESLAPEAPGPELQTEAPALEAGAEDIRVQLEAIPGLTVLDDIWVNGFRFFTLDYEQPVDHLRPGGARFQQRMTLMHRSAAAPMVLDTEGATIFAEPVPSEPADLLQANQLTVEHRFFGTSRPQSLDWSKLNVWQAAADIHRVAQAFEPLYPGRWLSTGVFKGGTAALTHRFFFPDDVHATVPYSAHRSRGLRDERHVRFVRTQVGDAACREQLETVQRETLSRREALRPFLEALEAQGLTFEVLGADRALEFAVVELPFHFWEFYGFGWTCEDVPAADASDEELFAFLNFVSALDFAFSDQGLEEAAPGYYQSATQLGGPGYAEAHLRPLLRYPGEDVATRFPPSGVRKHYEPWTLAAAEVWTRYEAKRVLLVYGDLSPWSASAFDVSARKDSYRVIAGDSIGFYSTLSLLPEPQRGFLLGRLSEWAGVPVHLPDEQEAGKHPAAGAPLLKARRAR from the coding sequence ATGCGGAACGGGTGGTGGTTCGACGAGGGACGCCGCTGGGGGGGAGCGCTGCTCACCGCGGCGCTGGTGGCCTGCGGTGGCGCGGCCGGGCCGGAGTCGCTGGCGCCGGAGGCCCCGGGCCCGGAGCTCCAGACGGAGGCACCGGCACTGGAGGCAGGAGCCGAGGACATCCGCGTCCAGCTGGAGGCCATCCCCGGCCTCACGGTGCTGGACGACATCTGGGTGAACGGGTTCCGCTTCTTCACCCTGGACTACGAGCAGCCGGTGGACCACCTCCGTCCCGGGGGCGCACGCTTCCAGCAGCGCATGACGCTGATGCACCGCTCGGCGGCGGCGCCCATGGTGCTCGACACGGAAGGGGCCACCATCTTCGCCGAGCCGGTCCCCAGCGAGCCCGCGGACCTGCTCCAGGCCAACCAGCTCACGGTGGAGCACCGCTTCTTCGGCACCTCGCGGCCGCAGTCGCTGGACTGGAGCAAGCTGAACGTGTGGCAGGCCGCGGCGGACATCCACCGCGTCGCCCAGGCCTTCGAGCCGCTGTACCCGGGCCGCTGGCTGTCCACCGGCGTCTTCAAGGGGGGCACCGCCGCGCTGACCCACCGCTTCTTCTTCCCGGACGACGTCCACGCCACCGTGCCCTACTCGGCACACCGCAGCCGGGGCCTCCGGGACGAGCGTCACGTGCGCTTCGTCCGGACGCAGGTGGGGGACGCGGCCTGCCGCGAGCAGCTGGAGACGGTGCAGCGGGAGACCCTGTCCCGGCGCGAGGCGCTGCGGCCCTTCCTCGAGGCGCTGGAGGCGCAGGGGCTCACCTTCGAGGTGCTGGGCGCGGACCGGGCCCTCGAGTTCGCCGTCGTGGAGCTGCCCTTCCACTTCTGGGAGTTCTACGGCTTCGGCTGGACGTGTGAGGACGTCCCCGCGGCGGACGCGTCCGACGAGGAGCTGTTCGCCTTCTTGAACTTCGTCTCCGCGCTGGACTTCGCCTTCTCCGACCAGGGCCTGGAGGAGGCGGCGCCCGGCTACTACCAGTCCGCCACGCAGCTGGGCGGGCCCGGCTACGCGGAGGCGCACCTGCGGCCGCTGCTGCGCTACCCGGGCGAGGACGTCGCCACGCGCTTCCCGCCGTCCGGCGTCCGCAAGCACTACGAGCCGTGGACGCTGGCCGCGGCGGAGGTCTGGACGCGCTACGAGGCGAAGCGCGTGCTGCTCGTCTACGGGGACCTGAGCCCCTGGTCCGCGAGCGCCTTCGACGTGTCCGCGCGCAAGGACTCGTACCGCGTCATCGCCGGGGACAGCATCGGGTTCTACTCGACGCTGAGCCTGCTGCCGGAGCCCCAGCGCGGCTTCCTGCTGGGCCGGCTGTCCGAGTGGGCCGGCGTGCCCGTCCACCTGCCCGACGAGCAGGAAGCCGGCAAGCACCCCGCGGCTGGCGCCCCGCTGCTGAAGGCGCGACGGGCGCGGTAG
- a CDS encoding sigma-54-dependent transcriptional regulator, whose protein sequence is MSTARILVVDDDPQARDLLQRLLGTLGAVTQAPDPKRAAERIAEGPFDLVMTDMAMPEPGDGLKVLQEVKSQLPDTPVIVVTAFGNIEGALDSIQQGAFDYLAKPFDVDAILRVARRALEQKRLVEENRSLRQQVERTSLVLVGRSPALLEVYKQVARAAASNVPVLITGETGTGKEMVARALHKRSPRAPGPFIPVDCGAITESLMESELFGHAKGSFTGASGARRGVFEEANGGTLFLDEIGDVGMKVQSQLLRVLQEGEIRRVGESLPVKVDVRVVAATNKDLKARVVEGLFREDLLYRLDVVHLHLPPLRERREDVPALVEHFAGRHARGGVRPVVTPDAMARLTGYDWPGNVRQLENVVARALALNVTGVLGPQDFPEPIGDATQKLTGLAGDLPSLAELSRRYAAHVLQHVGGNKSEAARLLDVDRKTLYKLLETPEAGAE, encoded by the coding sequence ATGAGCACGGCCCGCATCCTCGTGGTGGACGACGACCCCCAGGCTCGCGACCTGCTCCAGCGGCTGTTGGGCACGCTGGGCGCGGTGACGCAGGCGCCGGACCCGAAGCGGGCCGCGGAGCGCATCGCGGAAGGGCCGTTCGATTTGGTGATGACGGACATGGCCATGCCCGAGCCGGGGGATGGCCTCAAGGTACTGCAGGAGGTGAAGTCGCAGCTGCCGGACACGCCGGTCATCGTGGTGACGGCGTTCGGCAACATCGAGGGCGCGCTGGACAGCATCCAGCAGGGCGCCTTCGACTACCTGGCCAAGCCGTTCGACGTGGACGCGATTCTTCGCGTGGCGCGGCGGGCGCTGGAGCAGAAGCGGCTGGTGGAGGAGAACCGCTCGCTGAGGCAGCAGGTGGAGCGCACGTCGCTGGTGCTGGTGGGGCGCAGCCCCGCGCTGCTGGAGGTGTACAAGCAGGTGGCGCGCGCGGCGGCGAGCAACGTGCCGGTGCTGATTACGGGCGAGACGGGGACGGGGAAGGAGATGGTGGCGCGGGCGCTGCACAAGCGCTCGCCCCGGGCGCCGGGGCCGTTCATCCCGGTGGACTGCGGAGCGATTACCGAGTCGCTGATGGAGAGCGAGCTGTTCGGCCATGCGAAGGGCAGCTTCACGGGCGCCTCGGGCGCGCGGCGGGGCGTCTTCGAGGAGGCCAACGGCGGCACGCTCTTCCTGGACGAGATTGGCGACGTGGGGATGAAGGTCCAGTCGCAGCTCTTGCGCGTGCTGCAGGAGGGCGAGATTCGCCGGGTGGGCGAGAGCCTGCCGGTGAAGGTGGACGTGCGGGTGGTGGCGGCGACGAACAAGGACCTGAAGGCGCGGGTGGTGGAGGGGCTGTTCCGCGAGGATTTGCTCTACCGGCTGGACGTGGTGCACCTGCACCTGCCGCCGCTGCGGGAGCGGCGCGAGGACGTGCCGGCGCTGGTGGAGCACTTCGCGGGGCGGCACGCGCGGGGCGGGGTGCGGCCGGTGGTGACGCCGGACGCGATGGCGCGGCTGACGGGCTACGACTGGCCGGGCAACGTGCGGCAGCTGGAGAACGTGGTGGCGCGGGCGCTCGCGCTGAACGTGACGGGCGTGCTGGGCCCGCAGGACTTCCCGGAGCCCATCGGCGATGCGACGCAGAAGCTGACGGGGCTGGCGGGGGACCTGCCCAGCCTGGCGGAGCTGTCACGCCGGTACGCGGCGCACGTGCTCCAGCACGTGGGTGGCAACAAGAGCGAGGCGGCGCGCCTGCTCGACGTGGACCGGAAGACGCTCTACAAGCTGCTGGAGACGCCCGAGGCCGGGGCGGAGTGA
- a CDS encoding nuclear transport factor 2 family protein — protein MMKPAAACLVLLALVAPAVAASPTEETAVLDALHAGCEAFRIGDVRLVNDFLGEGFTLTDSSGNVTTREETLTEIRNKEPRYEVFRNHDMKVRLYGTTAVVNGITTVKGTSGGKPFAAELQFTDTLVKQDGKWRIVASHVSPRPKPKEAPPKEAAPKEAKPTAPPAP, from the coding sequence ATGATGAAGCCCGCCGCCGCCTGTCTCGTGTTGCTCGCGCTCGTGGCGCCCGCCGTGGCCGCCTCGCCGACCGAGGAGACCGCCGTGCTCGACGCGCTCCATGCGGGGTGTGAGGCCTTCCGCATCGGCGACGTGCGCCTGGTGAACGACTTCCTGGGCGAGGGCTTCACCCTCACCGACTCGTCCGGGAACGTGACGACGCGGGAGGAGACCCTGACGGAGATACGGAACAAGGAGCCCCGCTACGAGGTCTTCCGCAACCACGACATGAAGGTGCGGCTCTATGGCACCACGGCGGTGGTCAATGGCATCACCACCGTGAAGGGCACCTCGGGGGGCAAGCCCTTCGCCGCCGAGCTCCAGTTCACCGACACGCTGGTGAAGCAGGACGGGAAGTGGCGAATCGTCGCCTCCCACGTGTCCCCGCGCCCGAAGCCGAAGGAGGCGCCGCCGAAGGAGGCGGCTCCGAAGGAGGCAAAGCCCACCGCGCCTCCCGCGCCGTGA
- a CDS encoding hybrid sensor histidine kinase/response regulator, producing the protein MPSRPRPSLPLRWHLVRLVVGTLLPIVAFACGLFFFFARAEREAAERRVLTSARSLAEAFDSDMAGSVSTLEALAASSLLDAGHLQDFQEQCARVLKTQRGWLTVILATPDGAPLLNTSFPWGSPLPPVAEPESLARVSQTLRPVVGNLASGRGPQQRLAVPLRVPVLRDGELRFVLTAVVAAEALGDVVARQASDDVEWTRTLVDGRGYVAARTRDPARFVGRQATPSFLERTRTSHEGVYADRSLEGEPVHAAFSRTESGWTATVVSPRRVLDAAARRSLLAGGLLGLAMLLLSIIGAWALARRIERSISEAADAADALARGTPVRMGLAEVRELARLNEALERSGSLLEARERERDALLAEAEVARAEAISATRAKDAFLAMLGHELRNPLAPIVSSMERLRLRGLAETPEHEVIGRQLNHVVRLVDDLLDLARIVRGQMSLHREPVELADVVARAAEAVAPLISQRKHTLELEVPRSGLTVFGDADRLTQVVSNLLTNAAKYTPPGGMLKLWVEALPEQVCLSVEDNGEGVAPELAERIFAPFVQGPRSVDRTVGGLGIGLALVQSVVTAHGGRVELHSEGPGTGSTFTVWLPRHTAAEPPAEAPPAREERAGQEAVAAEAPLAAKPRVLLVDDNVDAAEALADLLEMSGYPVAVAHDHRQALQRLESFTPDVAILDIGLPEVDGYGVAASLRERLGEASPVFAALTGYGQREDRSRSEAAGFQHHFVKPVRLEELVAFLEQHRKSRRGAA; encoded by the coding sequence ATGCCCTCACGCCCCCGCCCTTCCCTGCCGCTGCGCTGGCACCTGGTGCGGCTGGTGGTGGGCACGCTGCTGCCCATCGTGGCCTTCGCCTGCGGCCTCTTTTTCTTCTTCGCCCGCGCGGAGCGTGAGGCCGCGGAGCGGCGGGTGCTCACCTCGGCGCGCTCGCTGGCGGAGGCGTTCGACAGCGACATGGCCGGCTCGGTGAGCACGCTGGAGGCGCTGGCCGCCTCCTCGTTGCTGGATGCGGGCCACCTCCAGGACTTCCAGGAGCAGTGCGCGCGGGTACTGAAGACGCAGCGCGGGTGGCTGACCGTCATCCTCGCCACTCCCGACGGCGCCCCCCTGCTCAACACGAGCTTCCCGTGGGGCAGCCCCCTGCCCCCCGTCGCGGAGCCGGAGAGCCTGGCGCGGGTGAGCCAGACGCTGCGCCCCGTGGTGGGGAACCTCGCCTCCGGGCGCGGCCCCCAGCAGCGGCTCGCCGTCCCCCTGCGCGTTCCGGTGTTGCGCGACGGCGAGCTGCGCTTCGTGCTCACGGCCGTCGTCGCCGCCGAAGCGTTGGGCGACGTGGTGGCGCGGCAGGCCTCCGACGACGTGGAGTGGACGCGCACGCTCGTGGATGGCCGGGGCTACGTGGCCGCCCGCACCCGGGACCCCGCCCGCTTCGTGGGCAGGCAGGCGACGCCGTCCTTCCTGGAGCGCACGCGCACCTCGCACGAGGGCGTCTACGCGGACCGCTCGCTGGAGGGCGAGCCCGTCCATGCCGCATTCAGCCGGACGGAGTCCGGGTGGACGGCCACCGTCGTCAGCCCGCGGCGGGTGCTCGATGCGGCCGCGCGGCGCTCGCTGCTGGCGGGAGGGTTGCTCGGCCTGGCCATGCTGCTGCTGAGCATCATCGGGGCCTGGGCCCTCGCCCGGCGCATCGAGCGCTCCATCTCCGAGGCGGCGGACGCGGCGGATGCGCTCGCGCGCGGCACCCCGGTGCGGATGGGGCTGGCGGAGGTGCGCGAGCTGGCGCGGCTCAACGAGGCCCTGGAGCGCTCCGGGAGCCTGCTGGAGGCGCGAGAGCGCGAGCGCGACGCCCTCCTGGCCGAGGCCGAGGTGGCCCGTGCCGAGGCCATCTCCGCCACCCGGGCCAAGGACGCCTTCCTGGCCATGCTGGGGCACGAGCTGCGCAACCCGCTCGCCCCCATCGTCAGCTCGATGGAGCGGCTGCGCCTGCGCGGGCTGGCCGAGACGCCCGAGCACGAGGTCATCGGCCGCCAGCTCAACCACGTGGTGCGGCTGGTGGACGACCTGCTCGACCTGGCGCGCATCGTCCGCGGGCAGATGTCGCTGCACCGCGAGCCGGTGGAGCTGGCGGACGTGGTCGCCCGGGCGGCGGAGGCGGTGGCGCCGCTCATCTCCCAGCGCAAGCACACGCTCGAGCTGGAGGTGCCGCGCTCCGGACTGACGGTCTTCGGCGACGCGGACCGGCTCACCCAGGTGGTGAGCAACCTGCTCACCAACGCGGCGAAGTACACGCCTCCCGGGGGAATGCTGAAGCTGTGGGTGGAGGCGCTCCCCGAACAGGTCTGCCTCTCCGTCGAGGACAATGGCGAGGGCGTCGCCCCCGAGCTCGCGGAGCGCATCTTCGCCCCCTTCGTCCAGGGGCCCCGCTCGGTGGACCGCACCGTGGGCGGGCTCGGCATCGGGCTGGCGCTGGTGCAGAGCGTGGTGACGGCGCACGGTGGCCGCGTCGAGCTGCACAGCGAGGGGCCCGGCACGGGCAGCACCTTCACCGTCTGGCTGCCCCGCCACACGGCCGCCGAGCCGCCCGCCGAGGCGCCTCCGGCACGGGAGGAGCGCGCGGGGCAGGAAGCCGTCGCCGCCGAGGCGCCCCTGGCGGCGAAGCCCCGGGTGCTGCTGGTGGACGACAACGTGGACGCGGCCGAGGCGCTGGCGGACCTGCTGGAGATGTCCGGGTACCCGGTCGCCGTGGCGCATGACCACCGTCAGGCGCTGCAGCGGCTGGAGTCCTTCACACCGGACGTGGCCATCCTCGACATCGGCCTGCCGGAGGTGGACGGCTATGGCGTGGCCGCCAGCCTCCGCGAGCGCCTGGGCGAGGCGAGCCCCGTCTTCGCCGCGCTCACCGGCTACGGCCAGCGGGAGGACCGCTCCCGCAGCGAGGCCGCCGGCTTCCAGCACCACTTCGTGAAGCCCGTGAGGCTGGAGGAGCTGGTGGCCTTCCTGGAGCAGCACCGGAAGTCACGCCGCGGCGCCGCCTGA
- a CDS encoding GAF domain-containing protein — MIEAFSKVSEASKLLLEKGLGPSTGVEALSMVGHALGIHRAYIFENRTQGTYGRFITDMRYAWAEPPTPSALANPVLRAFSFRDFAPGWVDMLEAGMVVACPTRDAPPTMRELLERQGTQSVLLCPINPSRQQWWGVVAFEDCRGPRAWKPEEVNLLKSLARAVAASIRHGQMRSSLDQVRNSLRQAVSRTPASGH, encoded by the coding sequence ATGATCGAAGCCTTCTCGAAGGTGTCCGAAGCCTCGAAGCTGCTGCTGGAGAAGGGCCTGGGCCCGAGCACCGGCGTCGAGGCGTTGAGCATGGTGGGCCACGCGCTGGGCATCCACCGCGCCTACATCTTCGAGAACCGCACGCAGGGCACGTACGGCCGCTTCATCACCGACATGCGCTACGCCTGGGCGGAGCCGCCCACGCCGTCGGCGCTGGCCAACCCGGTGCTGCGCGCCTTCTCCTTCCGCGACTTCGCGCCGGGCTGGGTGGACATGCTGGAGGCGGGCATGGTGGTGGCGTGCCCCACGCGCGACGCGCCGCCGACGATGCGCGAGCTGCTGGAGCGCCAGGGAACACAGTCGGTGCTGCTGTGCCCCATCAACCCCTCCCGGCAGCAGTGGTGGGGAGTGGTAGCCTTCGAGGACTGCCGCGGCCCCCGCGCCTGGAAGCCGGAGGAGGTCAACCTGCTCAAGTCGCTGGCGCGCGCGGTGGCGGCGTCCATCCGTCACGGGCAGATGCGCTCCTCGCTGGACCAGGTGCGCAACAGCCTGCGGCAGGCCGTGAGCCGCACGCCGGCGTCCGGGCACTGA
- a CDS encoding SDR family NAD(P)-dependent oxidoreductase codes for MKHAETAQRLPESLPPATPLSPDEVRQVTNLLERIAEDRYLLASLPEDDRIAFLAAAGRVVNPDRTTKSRMAKALRRGRKQAKQQHDREVRASTEIRTLRRSAIFTVPMLPPPPPTDVPERELAVPRKCYVCKAEYRKLHFFYDSMCIPCADFNYAKRTQRASLDGKVALITGARVKIGFQASLMLLRSGARVIATTRFPKDSAERYAQEPDFADWSHRLHIHGLDLRHAPSVELFAKYIEQTHPRLDILINNAAQTVRRPPGFYAHLLDGELRGFDALPSKLRPLLAGHEACISALQPLLGAGGSSALTTTWRSNDPALGIHSSAALSLLPYTTEQEGDVQALFPQGRLDADLQQVDLRETNSWRLKLAEVQTAEMLEVHLVNAVAPFILCGKLKPLMLRDRSTPGHIVNVSAMEGSFSRGTKTDKHPHTNMAKAALNMMTLTAAPDYAKDNIFMNAVDTGWVTDEDPAMHAERKVQELDFQPPLDIVDGAARVVDPVIASENSGQFVFGNFFKDYSHTAW; via the coding sequence ATGAAGCACGCAGAGACAGCCCAGCGCCTCCCCGAGTCACTTCCCCCCGCCACGCCCCTCTCCCCGGACGAGGTGCGTCAGGTCACGAACCTCCTCGAGCGGATTGCCGAGGACCGCTACCTGCTGGCCAGCCTCCCCGAGGATGACCGCATCGCGTTCCTCGCCGCCGCCGGCCGGGTGGTGAACCCGGACCGCACCACGAAGTCGCGGATGGCCAAGGCGCTCCGGCGCGGCCGCAAGCAGGCGAAGCAGCAGCATGACCGCGAGGTGCGCGCCTCGACGGAGATTCGCACCCTGCGCCGCTCCGCCATCTTCACCGTGCCGATGCTCCCGCCGCCGCCGCCCACCGACGTGCCGGAGCGGGAGCTCGCCGTCCCGCGCAAGTGCTACGTGTGCAAGGCCGAGTACCGGAAGCTGCACTTCTTCTACGACTCGATGTGCATCCCCTGCGCGGACTTCAACTACGCCAAGCGCACCCAGCGCGCGTCGCTGGACGGGAAGGTGGCGCTCATCACCGGCGCCCGCGTGAAGATTGGCTTCCAGGCCTCGCTGATGCTGCTGCGCTCGGGCGCGCGCGTCATCGCCACCACGCGCTTCCCCAAGGACTCCGCGGAGCGCTACGCGCAGGAGCCCGACTTCGCGGACTGGTCCCACCGGCTGCACATCCACGGCCTGGACCTGCGCCACGCCCCCAGCGTGGAGCTGTTCGCGAAGTACATCGAGCAGACGCACCCCAGGCTGGACATCCTCATCAACAACGCGGCCCAGACGGTGCGCCGCCCGCCCGGCTTCTACGCGCACCTGCTGGACGGCGAGCTGCGCGGCTTCGACGCGCTCCCCTCCAAGCTGCGGCCGCTGCTGGCCGGCCACGAGGCCTGCATCTCCGCGCTGCAGCCCCTGCTCGGCGCTGGCGGCAGCTCGGCGCTGACCACCACGTGGCGCAGCAACGACCCCGCGCTCGGCATCCACTCGTCCGCCGCGCTGTCGCTCCTGCCGTACACCACGGAGCAGGAGGGTGACGTGCAGGCCCTCTTCCCGCAGGGGCGGCTGGACGCGGACCTGCAGCAGGTGGACCTGCGGGAGACGAACTCCTGGCGGCTGAAGCTGGCGGAGGTCCAGACGGCGGAGATGCTGGAGGTCCACCTGGTCAACGCGGTGGCGCCCTTCATCCTCTGCGGCAAGCTCAAGCCGCTGATGCTGCGAGACCGCTCCACGCCCGGCCACATCGTCAACGTCTCGGCGATGGAGGGCAGCTTCTCGCGCGGCACCAAGACGGACAAGCACCCGCACACGAACATGGCCAAGGCCGCGCTGAACATGATGACGCTGACCGCCGCGCCCGACTACGCGAAGGACAACATCTTCATGAACGCGGTCGACACTGGCTGGGTCACCGACGAGGACCCGGCCATGCACGCCGAGCGCAAGGTGCAGGAGCTCGACTTCCAGCCCCCGCTGGACATCGTCGACGGCGCGGCGCGCGTGGTGGACCCCGTCATCGCCTCGGAGAACAGCGGCCAGTTCGTGTTCGGCAACTTCTTCAAGGACTACAGCCACACCGCCTGGTGA